One part of the Helicobacteraceae bacterium genome encodes these proteins:
- a CDS encoding RDD family protein: MDSGFISITQRLVSEQGKNALLDPKQCKAHLSDYAKGEFKKERHLLMVAIEAGAAKEIVNASDLATCKKIQARFLKDERFIDETAACEIVDLLAFVLRGDNSQSIATPPNSQYASPSTSQSQYASQQSAYPQYAPPQQQSYQQNGYQYPPNTSYPPQSQQIKYIGFWARLTADIIDNVLLFAIFFALFFIMGAMGFFNSMSDSDFDAPPFQAFANIVGMVVAFIYAIAFWATKQATPGKMIFGAKIVDAKTLGKPSGGQLVGRYFAYIISAIPLCLGFLWVAFDSQKRGWHDMLAGTLVIKA; the protein is encoded by the coding sequence ATGGATTCAGGGTTTATATCGATTACGCAAAGGCTAGTATCCGAACAGGGCAAAAACGCTTTGCTCGATCCGAAACAATGCAAGGCGCATTTAAGCGACTACGCTAAAGGCGAATTCAAAAAAGAACGCCATCTACTAATGGTGGCAATCGAAGCGGGAGCGGCAAAAGAGATCGTAAACGCGAGCGATCTGGCGACTTGCAAAAAGATTCAGGCTCGTTTTCTAAAAGACGAACGCTTTATTGATGAAACGGCGGCTTGCGAAATCGTCGATCTCTTAGCGTTTGTCCTACGCGGCGATAATAGCCAATCGATCGCAACGCCGCCAAACTCGCAATACGCTTCGCCATCGACTTCGCAGTCGCAATACGCGTCTCAGCAAAGCGCTTATCCGCAATACGCGCCGCCGCAACAACAGTCCTATCAGCAGAACGGATATCAGTATCCGCCAAACACGTCGTATCCGCCGCAAAGTCAACAGATAAAATACATCGGTTTTTGGGCGCGACTGACGGCTGATATTATCGACAACGTTTTGCTGTTTGCGATCTTTTTTGCGCTATTTTTTATAATGGGCGCTATGGGCTTTTTTAATTCAATGAGCGATAGCGATTTTGACGCGCCCCCATTTCAAGCATTCGCAAACATTGTCGGTATGGTTGTCGCGTTTATTTACGCAATAGCTTTCTGGGCGACCAAACAAGCCACGCCGGGCAAGATGATATTCGGCGCAAAAATTGTCGATGCTAAAACGCTTGGCAAACCGTCAGGCGGGCAGCTTGTGGGCAGATATTTTGCCTATATTATTTCAGCTATTCCGCTTTGTTTAGGGTTTCTTTGGGTCGCGTTCGACAGCCAAAAACGCGGTTGGCACGATATGTTAGCGGGAACGCTTGTGATAAAAGCGTAA
- a CDS encoding tetratricopeptide repeat protein, with product MDSGFISITQKLVSEQGKNALLDPKQYKAFLGDYAKGEFKKERHLLIVAIEAGAAKEIVNASDLETCKKIQARLLKDERFIDETAACEIVDLLAFVLRGDQNKSIIQSSAIVQPKPAIQNVAIIQPKAAQQYVSLPMAQNVQNSNLILLTSLQAEKSKITDHCKPTLRSFMKNMDDSYYKAAILKMRDFEEVIERRSRVIENNRSKVSDYIDRGVAYYYLNGVNKAIADFTQAIAIDRDDAIAYSNRGYAYINLGDYDKAIADYTKAIVKTPSYSHDIFFAYRGIAYFNLGDYDKAIADFGKSNKIEGDILDEIRFIGALTNCIAGNYSYAIANLTEAIQNNPKRKIGYIARGFAYYNLDDFSKAIADYNQAIKLDLNNANAYVGRANAYYNLADKSKAIADYNQAIKLDPNDANVYVSRGVAYIDLGDLNSATKDARKACELGNCEFLLYMGQNNLLRD from the coding sequence ATGGATTCAGGGTTTATATCGATTACGCAAAAGCTAGTATCGGAACAAGGCAAAAACGCTTTGCTCGATCCGAAACAATACAAAGCGTTTTTAGGCGATTACGCCAAGGGCGAATTTAAGAAAGAACGCCATCTACTAATAGTGGCGATCGAAGCGGGAGCGGCAAAAGAGATCGTAAACGCGAGCGATCTAGAAACTTGCAAAAAGATTCAGGCTCGTCTTCTAAAAGACGAACGCTTTATTGATGAAACGGCGGCTTGCGAAATCGTCGATCTATTAGCGTTTGTTCTGCGCGGCGATCAAAATAAGTCAATTATTCAGAGCTCGGCAATTGTTCAGCCAAAGCCAGCTATTCAAAATGTCGCGATCATTCAGCCAAAAGCGGCTCAACAATATGTGTCGTTACCAATGGCTCAAAATGTTCAAAATAGCAATTTAATATTACTAACGTCCTTGCAAGCTGAAAAAAGTAAAATAACTGACCATTGTAAACCCACGCTTCGATCTTTTATGAAAAATATGGACGACAGTTACTACAAAGCCGCCATTTTAAAAATGCGCGATTTTGAGGAAGTAATCGAGCGGCGAAGCAGGGTAATTGAAAACAACAGATCCAAGGTATCAGATTATATTGATCGCGGAGTCGCATATTACTATCTAAACGGAGTCAACAAGGCGATTGCCGATTTCACACAAGCAATTGCTATAGATCGGGACGATGCGATAGCATATTCAAACCGCGGATATGCCTATATCAATTTAGGCGATTATGATAAAGCGATCGCAGACTATACAAAAGCGATTGTCAAAACTCCTAGTTACTCACATGATATATTTTTTGCATATCGTGGAATCGCTTATTTTAATTTAGGCGATTATGATAAAGCGATCGCGGACTTCGGCAAATCAAATAAAATTGAAGGGGATATTTTAGATGAAATACGCTTTATTGGCGCGCTTACTAATTGCATCGCAGGCAACTATAGCTATGCGATTGCCAATCTTACAGAAGCGATTCAAAACAATCCAAAGCGCAAGATCGGTTACATTGCTCGCGGATTTGCTTACTATAATTTAGACGATTTCAGCAAAGCTATCGCCGATTATAATCAAGCGATTAAGCTCGATCTAAACAATGCGAACGCTTATGTTGGTCGCGCGAACGCTTATTATAATTTGGCTGACAAAAGCAAAGCTATCGCCGATTATAATCAAGCGATTAAGCTCGATCCAAACGACGCGAATGTTTATGTTAGTCGAGGGGTAGCTTATATTGACTTAGGCGATCTAAATAGCGCGACGAAAGACGCGCGCAAAGCATGCGAACTAGGTAATTGCGAGTTCTTGCTATATATGGGACAGAATAATCTGTTGCGAGACTGA